The DNA region GATGTCCGCCGGAAGGGTCCCGCCGGTCAGTTTCTCCCCGGCGGCGTCCCGCATCCGGCGCGGCTCGTCGGAGCCGACCCAGACCGCGGTCGCGAGTTGCGGCGTGTAGCCGGCCGCCCAGCCGCCGGCGTTGTCGTCCGTCTCGTTGAACCGGAAGTCGCCGGTCTTCAGCGCCGCCGGGCGATCCTTCAGACCCGTGGCGAGCACCTGGCTCATCGTGCCCGCGATCCGGCGGCTCAGCGCCTCGTCGCCCTGGAACGCGGGCGTCTTGTCCGACGGCCGTTCCCACACCACTTCGCCGTTCTCGTCCCGGATCTTCGACACCAGATGCGGGGTGGCGCGCATACCGTCGGCGGCGAAGGTCGCGTACGCACCCGCCATGTCACTGGGGCGTAAGGGATACCGGCCGACCGCGATCCCCGGTCCGATCAGGAACCCGTCCTTCTCGCGCAGGGTCACGGCGCCGTCGACGGCTTCGGGGATCCCGGCCGCGCGAGCGCCGTCGCGGACCGCCTCGGCGCCGAGCTTCTTCGCCAGGTCGACGAACGGGCCGTGAGCGCCCCGCCCCATCGCCTCGCGCAGCGTGCACTTCCCGGCTTCGCCGCACTGGTCCTGGAACTGGAAGGTCTCGCCGAGGAAGTCGACCGACGCCGGTGCCTTCAGCGGTTCGTCCACGTTCACACCCCGTTCGAGCCCGGCGGCGAGGATGAAGGGCTGGAACGTCGAGCCGGTGCCGTACGGGGTGCCCGCGTAGTCGTGCACGCTCCAGCCGCCGCCGTTGTAGGCGCGGATGGCCCCGGTCCCGGGTTCGACGGCGACCAGCGACGCGCGGAAGTGCTCCGGCTGCCCCTTCAACCGCTCCTTGACCGTCTTCTCGGCTTCGGCCTGCGCACGCGGATCGATGGTCGTCTCGACCTTCATCGCGCCGCCGCGGAGCCGGTCGAGCGGGTAGCCGACCTGCTCCAGTTCCGCGAGGACCTGCTGCTTGATGTGGTACTGCTCGTAGGTGACGCGACCGGCGCGGGTCTCCGACGGCGCCTGGATCGCGTCCTCCGGATAGGTCATGGCGACCGCTTCGGCCTGGCTGACGTAGCCGCGCGCGACCAGTTTGTTCACCACGTAGGACCAGCGCTTCATGGCGTGCTCGTGGCTGGAGGCGTACGGGTCGTGCACCGAAGGCGACTGGATCATGCCCGCGAGGAAGGCCGCCTCGCTCCAGGTCATCGAGTCGTCGAGTTTGCGGCCGAAGTAGGCGTTCATCGCCGACGCCGGGCCGTAGGTGCCGCGGCCGAACGAGATGATGTTGACGTAGCTTTCGAAAATCTCTTTCTTGGTCTGCTGCTGGGTGATCTTCGTGGCGAGCACGAGCTCGGAGAACTTCCGCGTGAGGGTGGCGTCCTCGTTGCCGGTGGACTTCTTGATGTACTGCTGGGTGATCCCCGAGCCGCCGCCGACGCCGGTCACCAGCGCGCGGCCGAGCCCGGTGAGGTCGAAACCCTCGTTGTCCCAGAAGGTCGGGTCCTCGGTCGCGACGATCGCGTCGCGCAGTTTCGCGGGGACGGCGTCG from Amycolatopsis sp. EV170708-02-1 includes:
- a CDS encoding transglycosylase domain-containing protein — its product is MENPDEADAPESETTATPEPKRKKRRWRRVAAWTLGLVIGIPVVAFGLAYVLLDVRSPQEVLADLDKTVVLQNADGSELLKVVPPGGDRLFVPYDAVPAKLRDAIVATEDPTFWDNEGFDLTGLGRALVTGVGGGSGITQQYIKKSTGNEDATLTRKFSELVLATKITQQQTKKEIFESYVNIISFGRGTYGPASAMNAYFGRKLDDSMTWSEAAFLAGMIQSPSVHDPYASSHEHAMKRWSYVVNKLVARGYVSQAEAVAMTYPEDAIQAPSETRAGRVTYEQYHIKQQVLAELEQVGYPLDRLRGGAMKVETTIDPRAQAEAEKTVKERLKGQPEHFRASLVAVEPGTGAIRAYNGGGWSVHDYAGTPYGTGSTFQPFILAAGLERGVNVDEPLKAPASVDFLGETFQFQDQCGEAGKCTLREAMGRGAHGPFVDLAKKLGAEAVRDGARAAGIPEAVDGAVTLREKDGFLIGPGIAVGRYPLRPSDMAGAYATFAADGMRATPHLVSKIRDENGEVVWERPSDKTPAFQGDEALSRRIAGTMSQVLATGLKDRPAALKTGDFRFNETDDNAGGWAAGYTPQLATAVWVGSDEPRRMRDAAGEKLTGGTLPADIWQGFMNGVHRGQPARWPDGSGPRPATTAPR